The window AAGCAATTATTCCGCAAATAATCAATGGCAATCTATCAAGAAATGCATTTGGCCCCGAGCTTAGCGGAATTGTCTGGTTGCATGCAATCTTGCCTACAATGGCTGCTTATTCAATTAGCCAGGCGTTAACAAGAATTCTTGCTTTTATAGGGATGTACCTCCTTTTGAAAGGCCACTTTATTACAGAATCCCGACGCCACTGGATTGTCGTTATTACTGCTCTAGCATTCGCTTTGACTCCATTTTGGCCTTCGGGAATGTTAAGCACTCTGGGAATGCCACTTGCGCTTTGGGCCTTCCTAAACATCCGGTCAGGTGATAGGAGAATAAGCAGCTGGATTGTGCTGTTGTTATTGCCGCTTTATTCAAGTTTTGTACTTGGTTTCTTTTTCTTTCTTGCATCCATAGGGGTATTCTGGTTGATTGATTCACTGAAACAACGAAAGTTGAATTTGAGATATTTGATGGCAATTGCCACGATGACAGCTGCATTCCTTTTAGTCGAATACCGGTTGGTCTATTCCTTTTTGTTCGATGATGAGCCAAACAGCCGTGATGAATACTTTCATGCGAGGCTCTCCTTTTGGCATGCAATCAGGCTATCGGTTAAAAACTTTTTCCTTGGACACACGCACGTTATGACGGTACATGGACTGTTTATTATGGCTGCGACCTTTATCGCTCTATGGTTTGTTTTTTCAAAAAAGGTCTGGAACGCGGAATGGAAGTTCCTCTTGCTGCTTGGGATGAACGCGCTGTTATCAGTTTGGTATGCATTCTGGTTTTACAGGGGCTGGCTGCCTCTTACAGAGCGTTTTCACTTCCTGGACACGTTTAACTTTGCGCGTTTTCATTTTATAAGACCAATGATTATTTATATCGGCTTCGCGCTTGCTCTTAGGATTCTTGCTGATACTGGGATTGCATGGAAAAGGGCAGGTATCGTCCTTGCAGCTGGCCAACTCGTACTCTTGCTAGGTTTTAATGACGAATTTATTTACCGAAATAAACCAACAGTTGGTGAGTTTTACGCAAAAGAGCAATTTACTGACATTGCTGAGTATATCGGAGAGCCGAAGGAGACTTACCGAGTGGCGAGTATTGGCCTTCATCCGGCAATCGCCCAATACAACGGTTTTTACACCCTTGATACATACAACAATTTTTACCCGCTTTCTTATAAATACGAATTTCGCAAAATCATTGAAAAGGAACTGGCCAAGAATAAAACAGTTCGTACTTATTTCGATGAATGGGGCGGCCGCTGTTATCTGTTCACAGCCGAGCTCGGGAAAAGGTATATGTTCAAAAAAGACTCAAACGCATTCCTGAAAAACCTGGAGCTTAATATTGGCCAATTTAAGCAAATGGGTGGGAGCTACATTTTTTCTAGCGTGCCCATATTGAATGCGGATGAAAACGGCCTTTTGCTTGAAAAAGTATTCGATTCAGATGAATCGGCTTGGCGGATCTATTTATACAAGGCTGTCTAATTGTGCTTTGTCATGATAACTTTCGCATACCGAGCTTCAAGAAAAGGGCAGGGACTTATTACTTCGAAAAGGCCCATTAAATAAAAGAAATCAGAACGTTGGCACACTGGAGGTACCTATTATGACTGAACCAGTCTTAACCATTGTTGTTCCATGCTATAACGAGGAAGAAGTATTGCCGTTGACTATGACAAGCTTGAGTGATTTGCTTAGCCAAATGATTAAAGACAGGCTAGTTTCTCCCCGAAGCCGTCTTCTTTTCGTCGATGACGGAAGCCGGGATAGGACGTGGGAGATTATTTACAAGACAGGCTTCGCAAATGACCTTGTAAAAGGTGTGAAGCTTGCCCGAAACGCTGGACACCAAAATGCACTGCTCGCCGGAATCTATGCGGCCAAAGACGCATCCGACTGTATCCTGTCTATAGACGCTGACTTGCAGGACGACATCGAGGTTATACCCCAGTTCATCGAAAAATACCTTGAAGGCAATGAGGTGGTGTACGGGGTAAGAAGAAAGAGGGACACGGATACGTGGTTTAAGCGATTTACTGCGCAGAATTTTTATAAGGTCATGGCCAGGCTTGGGGTAAAGCTTGTCTACAATCATGCAGACTTCCGCCTTCTTGGTAAAAGGGCAGTCGCGGAACTTGAACGTTTCAGGGAGGTTAATATGTTCCTAAGAGGGGTAGTTCCTCTGCTCGGTTTCAATTCTGCAGAAGTATATTATGACAGGCAGGAGCGCCAGGCTGGTGAATCGAAATATCCATTAAAAAAAATGCTGGGGTTTGCCTTCGATGGTATTACATCGTTTTCCGTAACACCAATCCGTTTCGTACTTATACTGGGCCTTACGTCTTCACTAATAAGCATTTTGTTTGGGCTATATTTCCTTTTCCTGAAGTTTTTCGGGGAAACAGAGACAGGCTGGACCTCTCTGATTGTGTCGATATGGCTAATCGGGGGCCTTCAGTTAGTGGCAATTGGCCTCATCGGAGAATATATTGGCAAAATTTATAAGGAAACGAAACAAAGGCCAAAATTCATCGTCGACGTTGATATGTTCAATCTCCCGTTCCTGCGCAATAGTAAGCATGAACCTGAAATGGAGCGGATGAAGCTTGATCGAAGTAAAGTACCTGAAACCCACTAACTCATTCATTCGCTTTGCCATGGTCGGTGTCGCCAACACGGTTGCCGGCCTATTAATCATGCTTTCATTATTAAATCTATTCAATGCTTCCTACTGGATTTCTACCTTCATTGGCAACACAGCTGGGGCTGTACTAAGCTTCTACCTTAATCGAACCTTCACTTTCCGTAGCAAGGTTCGTTTCACCAAGGGTGCTCCAAGATTCGTACTCGTTATCTTAGTTTGTTATATTTTCTCCTACTGGATAAGCGGCAAGGTTGTAGCGCTTGGTATTGCAAGCTTTCTTCCAGCGGGCCTCCACAACGATGCGGCGGTCCTTATCGGAAGTGTCATATATACAATCAGCAATTACTTTGGTCAAAAATTGTTCGTCTTTAAATAGTGCATCGAGATAGAGGTTTTTTATTTTATAGTCGTACAGGCCCCCTTGCCTGAATACAATTTGTAGACAGGCTTTTTTGGGGGGGACTTCATTGCATGAGTATTTATTTAAGTTACATACTGTTAGGTCTATCACTTGCCGCGCCAATCGGGCCAATTAATGCAGCTCAGCTGGACCGCGGGATCCGCTACGGCTTCTGGCATTCCTGGCTAACAGGTGTTGGTGCTGCTGTGGCAGATGGAATATATATGCTCATTGTCTATGTAGGTGTTGTTAAATTTATTGATGCTCCATTGGTTCAAACCTTCCTGTGGCTGTTTGGTGCCTTCGTTCTCATCTACAGTGGTGTTGAAAGTCTAATTGGAGTAAAAGGGCTCACCATTGATCGGGGCCAAAAAAAGGAACCGCTTATTAGATCGTTCATGTCCGGTTTTTTCATGAGCTTATCCAACCCTTTAACGATATTATTTTGGCTGGGGATTTATGGGTCTGTACTGGCCAAAACCGCTGCTTCCTACGGTCAAGGGCAATTGGTACTCTACAGCCTCGCCATATTCACCGGACTGTTGATATGGGACATCTCTATGGCAACACTTGCTAGCGCAGCAAAACGCTTCTTAACATCAGCCTTTCTTACCGGAATCTCCATACTATCCGGACTATCCCTAATTGGCTTTGGCATCTACTTCGGCTGGCAAGGCATCAAAGCCGTACTCGCATGGTAGCTTATAGGGGTCAGACCCTTACCCTTGGGGGGAAGGGTCTGACCTTTTTTATACCGTTCTTCCTGTAGCACCCGGCGATTTATCAGTATTGCCCTGGCCATTATAGTCATTAGCTCCGTTTTTCTTCCCCGGCGGCTGGTTGCGGTCAGAGCCAATGTATTCTCCTTGGTGTTTTTCCTGGATATGCTGGAATTTCCCTTTATCACGATTCGGCATTGTTTTTCCCTCCTTATACCTTTAGCTTGCAACTCCGGATCAGCCTTATCCGAACAAATTTCTGCATAATAACAGGCTGTTTATTTGAAACTAAAGAGAAGATTGCAACCGCGCATAATGTGTGCGGATTATTAGGAAAGGGGCCAGCATATGTTATCTTCAAGCCAACTGGAAGAGCTGCGGTCTCGCTTGCTTAAGGAAAAGGCGGACCTGGATGAGCATTTTTCACAAAACGATGAATTTGGACTGCAGCGTGGGCACGACCATGAATCAATGGGGGAGCTCTCAAGCTACGATAACCATCCGGCCGATGACGCGACCGAATTATATGAACGGGAAAAGGACATAGCCCTAAACGAACATTACAATCAACAAATTGACAATATAAACAGGGCGCTCGAAGCGATGAATAATGGGACCTATGGAAAGTGTCAGGTTTGCGGTAAGGAGATTCCATATGAGCGACTTGAAGCACTTCCGGATACAACCTACTGCAAGGAGCACAGCCCCGACCGGGTAACCTCGCATACCCGTCCTGTCGAGGAAGGGGTTCTAATGCCGCCTTTCGGCAAGTTTGATAAAGATGAAGAAGACGAAAGTGTTTCCTATGATGCCGAGGATGCCTGGCAGGAAGTCGCCTCATATGGAACATCGGAAACACCATCCGATTTTGCCTTTACGGATGAAAAAGACCATTATAATGATGATTACATCGAGTCTGAAGATCCAGTTGGATATGTCGAGGATTATGAAAACTTTGTAGGTGTCGACATGTATGGAAAGAATATCACTGTCTTTCCCAATGGACAGCATCGAAAATATGAGCAGGAGCTTGATGAGGCAGGGACGATGACAGCATTTGGAGACTTACCGGCTTATGAGCATGATCCATACGTTGATGATGATCCTGCTGACGGCCTGCAAGACCGGCATGGGGACGGGGACGGGCGCTAAGCCTGTTCCTTTTTTTAAGTTACCTGTAGAGGAAGAGCGATGAATGATAACTCGGTGTCCCAACAGAAGCCAAATGTCATTCATAAAGATAATCAATTCAAACGAGCCACAAGAAGGCAGCGGAAAGTGGCGGGGATAACAAATAAAAAGGTGTCCTTGAGGAACCCTCAAGGACACTGCTTGCACAGTTTTACTATAATCTTTTAGATAAATCGAAAGCATTATTTCTTTATGGCATAAGAAAAACTTCTTATTTACCCCTTGGCA is drawn from Bacillus sp. FJAT-18017 and contains these coding sequences:
- a CDS encoding DUF6044 family protein, whose amino-acid sequence is MDTQTERKQTGLTTLLQSSERKQIAAAMAVLAAYLLPLFVLGEGAHIRVHDNLDSNLAWYKVLAESGQTFGSVEAIIPQIINGNLSRNAFGPELSGIVWLHAILPTMAAYSISQALTRILAFIGMYLLLKGHFITESRRHWIVVITALAFALTPFWPSGMLSTLGMPLALWAFLNIRSGDRRISSWIVLLLLPLYSSFVLGFFFFLASIGVFWLIDSLKQRKLNLRYLMAIATMTAAFLLVEYRLVYSFLFDDEPNSRDEYFHARLSFWHAIRLSVKNFFLGHTHVMTVHGLFIMAATFIALWFVFSKKVWNAEWKFLLLLGMNALLSVWYAFWFYRGWLPLTERFHFLDTFNFARFHFIRPMIIYIGFALALRILADTGIAWKRAGIVLAAGQLVLLLGFNDEFIYRNKPTVGEFYAKEQFTDIAEYIGEPKETYRVASIGLHPAIAQYNGFYTLDTYNNFYPLSYKYEFRKIIEKELAKNKTVRTYFDEWGGRCYLFTAELGKRYMFKKDSNAFLKNLELNIGQFKQMGGSYIFSSVPILNADENGLLLEKVFDSDESAWRIYLYKAV
- a CDS encoding glycosyltransferase family 2 protein, which produces MTEPVLTIVVPCYNEEEVLPLTMTSLSDLLSQMIKDRLVSPRSRLLFVDDGSRDRTWEIIYKTGFANDLVKGVKLARNAGHQNALLAGIYAAKDASDCILSIDADLQDDIEVIPQFIEKYLEGNEVVYGVRRKRDTDTWFKRFTAQNFYKVMARLGVKLVYNHADFRLLGKRAVAELERFREVNMFLRGVVPLLGFNSAEVYYDRQERQAGESKYPLKKMLGFAFDGITSFSVTPIRFVLILGLTSSLISILFGLYFLFLKFFGETETGWTSLIVSIWLIGGLQLVAIGLIGEYIGKIYKETKQRPKFIVDVDMFNLPFLRNSKHEPEMERMKLDRSKVPETH
- a CDS encoding GtrA family protein — protein: MIEVKYLKPTNSFIRFAMVGVANTVAGLLIMLSLLNLFNASYWISTFIGNTAGAVLSFYLNRTFTFRSKVRFTKGAPRFVLVILVCYIFSYWISGKVVALGIASFLPAGLHNDAAVLIGSVIYTISNYFGQKLFVFK
- a CDS encoding LysE family translocator produces the protein MSIYLSYILLGLSLAAPIGPINAAQLDRGIRYGFWHSWLTGVGAAVADGIYMLIVYVGVVKFIDAPLVQTFLWLFGAFVLIYSGVESLIGVKGLTIDRGQKKEPLIRSFMSGFFMSLSNPLTILFWLGIYGSVLAKTAASYGQGQLVLYSLAIFTGLLIWDISMATLASAAKRFLTSAFLTGISILSGLSLIGFGIYFGWQGIKAVLAW
- a CDS encoding TraR/DksA C4-type zinc finger protein; protein product: MLSSSQLEELRSRLLKEKADLDEHFSQNDEFGLQRGHDHESMGELSSYDNHPADDATELYEREKDIALNEHYNQQIDNINRALEAMNNGTYGKCQVCGKEIPYERLEALPDTTYCKEHSPDRVTSHTRPVEEGVLMPPFGKFDKDEEDESVSYDAEDAWQEVASYGTSETPSDFAFTDEKDHYNDDYIESEDPVGYVEDYENFVGVDMYGKNITVFPNGQHRKYEQELDEAGTMTAFGDLPAYEHDPYVDDDPADGLQDRHGDGDGR